A window of Theropithecus gelada isolate Dixy unplaced genomic scaffold, Tgel_1.0 HiC_scaffold_9901, whole genome shotgun sequence genomic DNA:
GGAGGGGCGGCCGCGAAGGTGTTTGGGGAGGGGGCGTCCGCTTCCTGGGAGCCCCGGCCTCCTCCGCAGGGCTGGGCGCCTCGTTGCAGGCCCTCACCGGGGCGAGGGGAAGGCTCCGCGCGCCCCGCACGCGGGGACCCCCCAGTGCAGATCCCGGATCCGCGCGGCGCACGGGGCTCAGCCCACCGGCTTGACCTTGGCGATGAAGAGCGCGGCCGCCCTCTCCAGGAACTCCTCGCGGGTCATGGGCGCGCCGGGCCGCCGGCCCCCGACGGCGCGGTCCAGCGCCAGCGCCAGGCTGTCGGGCCCCAGGCGCGAGCCGGCCTCCAGGAAGCGCGCGGGCGCGGCGGCGTCACTGGCCTGCAGCGCGCCCTCCAGGGTGTCCAGCACGGCCTGGCCCACGCGGCGGTCGGCCACGGCGGCGACCGGGTCCTCCAGCAGCTGGAAGAGCGCGCCGGCGCGCGCCACGAACTCCAGCAGCACGAAGCAGGTGAGCGTGCCCGCGCGGAAGACGCTCAGCGGCACCGCCTCGTGGTCCCGGCACTGCACCTTGCGCAGCAGCGGCGCCACCACCTCCTCGGGGGCCTGGCCGTCCCGGCAGATGCGCCTGAGCAGCTCGCTGTAGGTGCGTCCGTCCAGCCCTGGCCTCTTCCTGCGCCCGCCGGCGCTCAGGCACTCGTAGGCCACGCTCACGTTGTTGTTGAAGGCGGCCCTGCGGGGACGGGGACGGGGACGTTGGGGATCTGGCAGAGCCCTCGCAGCCCATCCAGACccagcctcccctcccagccAGGCCCATGTCCCAGCCTCCCCGAACCCCTAGCCAGCCCTGGACTCCCCTCCTCCTTACCCTCTGTCCCTGCAGCTCCCCTCTTGAGCCCcggcctccctcctcccagccccttccCAGCTTGGGCCTCTCCTCCCGCCAGCATCCCTAGCCCAGGCCTCCCTCCTCTCAGCCCccacccagcctggcctccctcctcccagcaccCCCCAGCTGAgggctccctcctcccagcccctaccCAGCCCgggcctcccctccccaccagcaCCCCCAACCTgggcctcctccctcctcccaccccctaccCAGCTTGGGCCTCCTTCTCCCAGCTCccacccagcctggcctccctcctcccagcaccCCCCAGCCCGgggctccctcctcccagcctcctcccagcctccacccagCTCAGGCCTCTCCTCCCCGCAGCTCC
This region includes:
- the LOC112618108 gene encoding tubulin polyglutamylase complex subunit 1-like gives rise to the protein EAGSGWAARALPDPQRPRPRPRRAAFNNNVSVAYECLSAGGRRKRPGLDGRTYSELLRRICRDGQAPEEVVAPLLRKVQCRDHEAVPLSVFRAGTLTCFVLLEFVARAGALFQLLEDPVAAVADRRVGQAVLDTLEGALQASDAAAPARFLEAGSRLGPDSLALALDRAVGGRRPGAPMTREEFLERAAALFIAKVKPVG